The Zerene cesonia ecotype Mississippi chromosome 11, Zerene_cesonia_1.1, whole genome shotgun sequence sequence tttatattcttcgaTATTTAAATCGCCATCAAATCGTCAGAAAcggaacaaattaaaaatgcaaccaaaaaaatgcaaaaaacattaaattcatCAAGTGAAAAGCTATcacgtaacaaacaaaaaacaatacagtCGAAGTGAAAACCTCCTTTAATTAAAGTCGGTTGGGGAAACAAAACAACACGTACCTGCGTCAGCGATGGATACTTCCACACGAGTATCTGGTTCTGCGAGTAGCCGTGCGTCGAGACCAGCTCGCTCGAGTGCTTCGACCAGGCGAGGTTGCACACCTGCGAGCCTGGAGGGagggaattttttttttttagaactctagattcttttttcatttattctttattatggTAAGATTTAGTATGTTATTGGCATTTTATTGACAGATCCTTTACatcaaaaatgcaaatatttaaacacacaaATTTGATAAGAGacaaaaagtatgttttgaataatttaaatgaatacaaaagaaagatagaaagaattatagtttatttaaaactaattataataaataagtcatCATCAATCAAAACCCCGGGGGTTTCACCAGCATCGAATATGTTGGTAGCCTTTAAActatgtgtgtgcgtgtgtacTGCCACGTGTACGTGTGTACTGCCACGTATGTACGTGTGTACTGCTACGTATGTACGTGTGTACTGCCACGTGTACGTGTGTACTGCCACTTGTGTACATGTGTACTGCCACGTGTCCGTGCGCGTGCACTGCACTCACCGGTGTCGACGCACTGCATCGGCTGCGAGGTGAGCGTGTTCCAGAAGCGTATGCAGCGGTCGGCCGTGCCGCCGCCGGACGCGAGCAGCCCGTGCTGGTGCGGCGACCACGCGATCGCCTTCACGGCGGCCACGTGCGACGAGTACGTTTGCACCGGCGACGTCGAGTGCtggaaaatttaaaacgataaataaataaaaggttttCATAGGATAAAAGTAGCCTtcatattattccagttgtccagcaatctacgtaccaaatttcattgcaatcggttcagtagtttttgcgtgaaagatcaacaaacacacacacacacacacacatccttacaaactttcgcatttataatataagtaggaaaataggataggatagaataggatttctttattttagcATTATAATCTACAACCCACAATGACACCGGCTCTTAATACAAAGTCCTATATTcctaaacttttttttttggttacaAGGTATTATCAAACTAGTACAATGATAGgttaaattttatgcaataaaaacacacatattTATACCCCACACTCCATATTTATACACGGTCGTCGATATCCCGAGACGTCAGATTCTAAAAGTGATTTCTcacagattctaaaatgggaccaaatgggaccaaataatttcctatcaaaccgAAAAACAACCAAGTGaattggttgaaaacccacggagtaaCCGAGttacaaaatagaaaaaacagATGATCTGAGAAATCTCCTTCGTTTCAAGGAACGTCAGTTAAAAAGgcgcaacaaacacaaagcTCAGGCGAACTAGATACTAGAACATTGCTAGAGGAGACCGACGAAGACACAAAAAGGTCTTGTTAGTTATACCACCTATTATGGCTGAAagtgttgtaatatttttgtgtttgttacaatCTCTcgattatgataataattaatcacacttcacactaatattatgaatgtgaaagtttgtttgtttggatgtttgtccgtcaatcacgctgaaactactgatccgattttgatgaaattttgtgtatatacTGACTTGGGTAAcgggatactttttatccctattaaatgctcccttgggataaaataggaatcttgatatccgggcggagccgggacatcgatcattaaaaaaactcaGAAAAAATTAATCCGGATGAGGCCGTCGCGTGATGCTTGTGTagtattacaaaatacaacaaaaatatcttgaattgtgaaaaaaaagtactctaaaagataaataatacatctaaattattatgtatattgtatctGGCGGAATGCCATCAAAGGGACAGCGTGTTTATAGAACAAGAATTTCATCAAAGCGGGACAAGCCCGGCTAGCTCAGTCGGTAGAGCATGAGACTCTTAATCTCAGGGTCGTGGGTTCGAGCCCCACGTTGGGCGAAAtacctttttgttttttttttacacacatGGACttttagtacatattttttattccaacttacttactttttattaacttacttTTATCTTACGCAACTTTATTATCACATTAAAAAGTTGTCACATTTTTAAGGAACATAcattaatactaaaaaaaaaatcaaaaagcaataaactttaatttattcggTCCGAGTCTGGCCATGtaggtaattaaattaatttgcttgTTTATGTCAAATCTATTTTctcttttctataaaaatttgtttttatactaaGTAAGTTTAAGggtcattaattttttaaacaggtATTTAAAAGCTAAAACGGCTAACCTGGCGGTGATTGCATATAAGAgcataaatactattataagaAGAAACAATATTGCAATGAACATTATGATTTCTGAATGCCTGTATGTACCATAATCTGTGCTACAAAtgctatattatttctatctgtctcttctacacgcctaaaccactgaaccgattcgAATGAACCAATTATAGTCAAATGACACAATGACAGTCGTGACCCCGAGGTGTCCGAATATCTATGTTCCCTTTAACTACGCGAGGAAAGCCGCGGGCGGCGAGCTAGttgacaatttaaataaaacaacaaaaccgTTAGTGGTGACCGGAAAATCGTTATCGTCATATATCTATTCGGCCACCGCAATACGTACAAACACAGAAATATAGTGTGTGACACGCAAACCGCAATCTCGCACTTGGCCACCATGAgaactattttgtttttgtatgaaaaaaaaaagcgcATAATGTTCtatgtaattgaataatgTAAATGATATGGGGGGGAAAATAATTCACCAACATTACTATGTAATTTCTTTGATTGGTAAATCTAAAAGGATCacctttacattattaaatatatcgtCTTTTAGTTTCAATAAAGATGGGCGTAAGAAGTAAATACAGGTGGACTAAAGAATACGCTTTAAtgattagaataaataaataaataacgggAATGTCTCTGATAAagagtataaataaactacataaACCTGATCgagcgatcctaatcaggataatatgATGAACACATAAAACtatgataagtgtacaaagtttgcaTTAAATTTGTCCGTTTGTAATGAAAATCGAGTCTGTATAGTAACGTATATTTGAGCAAAACTGCAGCACGGATTGAGTTGAGTTGAGTTTCCTTTTTCAAGAACACTCTACAGtgtacattttctttatataattttacatcgccatttttgttgtattatactttttttttctgttcgcttatctgtatatttttgtcCTTGAACTAaatgtatttagtttatttttttattaaagtgcCTGTCCCTAGAGTGgttcctaaaaaaaaaactcaccaTAGACCACACGAAGAGTTTGTTGTCGTTGCCGCCGGAGGCGAGCGATTGCCCGTCGGGAGACCACTTGAGGCCGCACACTTCTTGTCTATGCCCCTGCAGCACTCGGGACGCTTGGGTCGctggaaatttaaataattcctttgaatgtataattatgatttttttatattttggaaTAGACgagtgttgttttttattactataagcTATAACTACGAATACTGGTAACATTGAATCGCTATTTTGCTCATAGACTAACTaagtaatgataaataattactgattaatttttaaacaacataataGAATGATTGAAATAGTGTTTCCACtataaacattgatttaaaCGTTTTGACATTTCGATGATtgcatataaaaactaaagtaTACATTATCGTAACAAACTtctcttaattatattataatactgaagtcctttttttatagaatcaTAGAAAccgtaaaaaaattcaaagaaacGATCACGAAATATAAACACGTATgacgatatatatatatatatatagataatttaataataataataataaggacAATGATTACACTGTATTAATGTCGAAAATANNNNNNNNNNTAATAAGGACAATGATTACACTGTATTAAtgtcgaaaatattttaataatattcaataaattattatttacactgGTGCATTGTGGAAATTTCCAGACGATGTATTTCCGTAATAACTGAAATTTAATGATAGcaatacatattgtatatttgtaattattgcaTTAACTTGTTCATcatcataacaataataattgtgattTCTTAGAAACAATACTTTCGTAACAATTGCGAAAGTCTCTCTGTCTGTACGTCTTTTGATATACGGTTAAACCTCAGTTCCCGGTCGGAAGTGCTTCACATGGAGGAGGAGCTTCACATTCAAGAAACAGTACcagacaattttaaattataaacatcaaTAACCATTTCAACTtcacttttagaaattaattttgcattCTCACTTAAACTGAATGTCTTATATACcgactatatatatatcttatatgttAGCAATTACAAACACATGACTTCCAAATTCAATATTGCATACTAAACACTTCACgtgtattattcaaattacaaaCTAAACTAACCCCTATTTAAATTGGGTTAGATTTGAACATCGTATATTCACGAGGCGTTCCCACATcgcaaacacaaaaatgttatgCTAGCAATTCTGACCCCAATGCCATTTACTATAGAgttcaataaaacatacaaaacacaACACGTGTATCCAAATAAAACTGACAAACAAAATCAACCCCTATTTACACTAAGTTAGAGTCGAATATCGTATACTCACGTGGTGTCCTCGTATCCCGCTGCCGTATATGCCTGTCGCGGGATCCGGAGCTGAGCATGTCACCATTCCAAGCTAATGCACCCACACGGGCCACGTGACCTTGCAGTTTTGatacctataaaaaaatatgaacttgtaatcaaactcaaactcatacTCCAACTCAAACTCAACGTCCAGTACAATTTCACACTCAAAATCGACCTCAAAGTTCAACTCAAGTTTAAACTCAAAATTTAACGTCATAGTCCTTTTAAACCTGAAAGCAAAGCATTGgttcattcaaaattttcaatggCATTTCTGAAAAATgacattcaataataattatatgataatgtaCCATAATAGTAATTAGATCTTAGGGCCGTATAAAACAATTGAGCTATTAGACTATTGCgatatatgcaataaaaacatGGACAGTATCTACGTAtaagcatataaataaacaagctgTACGACGCGACTTGACCCGTAGTACAGAACCCAACGATTTTTGTAATCGTTCCAATAGTTCTTAAGATCAGCGCGCTcatttaaacaaactcttcagcgctatataatattatctattaggATAGTCTCATCACCTTGTTGTAAACCGAAAAACACGCGAAAAATTCAAAGTTCAGTGACCCGATGGGACATTAATAATGCGAATTAACACCACCACTATTTTGGCACTGCATtgttaatatatgtttacatattatatacgaaCTGGTTCCGCCCGTTTAGAAAACCAGGGCATACGATCTGATTGAATGCAATAAAACAtgcgaattaattatttcacactCGGGTTGCTAGGCAACCGGCTAATGCGATATGACAGCCTTACGTTTGATTACGCAATCTGAACTTCTGCCGTCACGAAAATGCCTTTGAGCTCGGACattttatacctttaaatGCATATAACGTGTAATTATgcgtgtatattttaaaagcgaatGTCTGAgttgaaattttacaaatatacgtCTCCCCGAAAAAAATTTCACCAGCGCGATTCAAGAATCGCCTCTCCACCAGTAGTAACTCACCTCTTTATTGACGGACACGTCCCACACGCTAATGTGCCCCTTCTGCGTGCCCACGGCGACCAAGTGCCCCCGCTCGCTCCACGCCACTGACGTGACTGTGTTGCCCTCTGACGACAGATCACAGAGCCTGGTGACCTGGGGAATGGACACATATGATATGAAAACTTGTCCTCCTAAAAGTGCAAatgtgacatataaaaaaaaaataaacatatttttaatctgtgtatACTACATATATTACTATTGTATAGGGGCAGTGTCTGCGGAAAATGGACATTGAGGAAATTGTGGCTTTGATAAACGTAGGAATAATTTTTAGTGGTTCCTACTTGTAGGATATGatatatacgtatttaaaatatgtcgatgactgtttcaattaaatgtaaacatgcatttatagattttagttcatcgaaaacaatttaaaagataaccTATATTAAATCCTGCTACCTATAGCCAACAGCAACCAGAATCAATTTGAAACGgcacgtaataaaaatatggtcgatgattaaaattataaagtacctAGCCTCCATCATTCCCAAGTGATCTAAGAATAGTAGTTTAATTAATCGTTAAAATCTAGCGTTCATAAACCTGATAGCCGGCATGATTACATATTATGCAATGCTATAAATATGCAACGACCGAGAGCTActgtataaattgtttatataaaaaaacattacgttTACACGATCAAAAAGAAAGAATTTCTGTAATGGGGTATTTATTGGGACTTTTTTCCGTATACTGAGCATAATATTTTGAGTATATGTATTTACCTATCCATGAAATCGAATCGTATGCCCTTTTATCATCTTCTATGTCAGAACAAAGGGCATACGAATCACCTAATGTTCAATGATCCTAACATCGTAACAATCGTTTTGTAGCAGGTACCCACATACCAATGGCATATAAATTATCCGTCTTCTCAAAATCAGTAACATTGCTCGAACTTCACCTATTATAGCATACCACATAACTACCATACCCTACCACACCACATGTATCATCGTGTTTATTGACAAGACTAGCGAAATGAAACCACTCAGATGAATGTCCCCTACTTCCCTCCAATTCCTTCAAACACCAACACCATCAAACAAACCCAACCTCGAGTCACACGACACAAACGATCCGGCATCTCTCGAACCGAGTTCACTGCCCATCCTTTGCAGTAAGTACCACATCTAAACTAGTCCACCTCCACACTAGTCCACCGTCGCTACCAGACGAGATACAGTCGAGTTACATTCGACTCACGAAGCCGATTTGCATAGACACGATCACACGATATCGCCGACGTACTATAAGCGTCGTTTCAACTTCAAcgtctatatattaaaaaaaaacagaccCTGCAAATTTTTGGACCAATATAAGCAAAACATTGGACCAATATAATCATCAATCCTCTCATTCATATTGTATTAGTCTtctgaatgaaaaattttttacaaaaattaagtaaattgcTGAAATTCAAGCTCTACGTAAAATCaaaaaactaagaaaaaaaaaggaaacgtTAGCCAGTAAATTACGATTAACATACCccgtttacattaaaaataaagttatagcTAGAAAACCCTAACCTTTGTGCGGTTGTATCTAAGCCCTTCTTCAGAACGCAATCTTCTAAACCAGTTTAACGATGTACGAACTGATAAACACAGCTGAGCTGATTAAGAAATACCGCATATTGAGAAGAAAACGCCCGAAGGACTTGTATAAGAATCACGTTTTACACCagcacaaatattaaatagctaTTTGAGCATATATAACACTCTTCTATTAATGTGCCAAAAAAGGTTATTaagatttaacaaatatattaacgtATAAAGATGCTTTAATCCGTGCAAAAGTACATTCAGACAATCCTACACTCGACTTCTGATCACGTACGGCAAACAGCGCGAGTCCACACGTCCAAAGTTTAATTAGAAACatgtttactttaaaacaGCATCTTAAGTAATGAAACGCCTCGTGATGATAACGATTcggaaagaaaaaaacaaacttaaaaacGACACCTCACAGCGAAGCATACAAAATGGCACTGCCCTTACTAGGTTACTGACCAAATGGTGTCCATTTAACGGCACCCATGTCCATGCAGACACAGTCGAAATCTAGTCGTTTggctattattaattaaatgcctAGACAGAAACGCATAGAGGTAGGCGACTTATTGAACACTCCTGGTATTATTACCTGGCGAAGTGCGatttaaattatgcaaatgaTAATGGTCCCACGCGACTGTCAAAATGTGTCTATCGTccgctttatttataatgtttgcaGCAGTCTTTTTATTTGAGACAATGACTGTTCAGCGTTCACCTATGAACGTTTGTTAATGTgcatataaatcaaatgttatAGGAGAATAAAACATAACGAATGAGTCTTGTTCAAAATCGATTTTTGGGATgttattgaatgttttatgataACGATCTATTTACCACGTTTGCGTTGAAGACAAAATATTATCGATTGATCTTTATTAATTCCAACCaatgacaaaatatttgaattttagttacaccaaaaagaaaattacgCGCTATTTCATGTGACcaagataaaaattaacccAATGCATTATTCTTCGCGAATTACGCACTAATCCTAGTTACTAAATCCTATTTTTCAACGTGGAAACATCTATTTAGCATCTTGCTAATAAgattatctatctataattaCGCGAtaagattaattaaagttttaaagcGATTTCAATATTTGTCCATACAAAAAATCTTCCCTTCcccaaattattaaaaaaaaattaaagacgtttttacacatttattatactttttaagcGTAGCGACGAAGCGACTGTTAAAATCCCAAATCTCCCAAATAGATGCTTCACATTTAAACCCATAAAACATGTACATGTACTAGACATCTAACCACCCTCGATTCTGACCGATTTAAGCCATATCCACGCCACGCTtccaaaacataattttccaCACAAACTTTCCATCAAGCGTCGCAAACTCAACATTAGACCAATATCGAAATGCACCAGACCAGTGCCACTCCTCAATAATCTCGCTCTGGTCGTTGCCCCTTACACAGGAATGCAGGTTTTCACAGGAAATTCTCATAGTGTTTATCGACGTTGCAGGCATTTCGACAGTCTGGGCTACGTGTGACGTCATGTCGTGTCTACTGTGATGGTGCCTCGACCGATATATGTGGAACATAGTCTATATTTGTCATTCGAAAGACATTTGCCTAGATATAGTTATAACGACTGGTAGTGcagtttaacatttttatatatctgttCGGAGATATAACAGTTTGTTGTGACATCAATCTAATTtgagaaaatttgaaatatttataaatctattcacTATCATTTTAAAGAACACAAGCTATCTAAAACagctgaaataatatttcagaaaATTTCCTTCACatcaatattttagaaatactCATGTATGTATCAAAGCGCGAGGATCTAAtgtagctataaataaatagcctaATTGgccattataaataacactaattgaataattattcaatgcgTCCGCGACGGAGTTACGTAACACATTGTAACATGCGAATgtggtaaaaaaaacaaaacctcCCGTCGAGGGCTTTGTCCTGCATTATCATTGCAACTTCTAGTTTTTGGAGTTCCGCCAACGGCGATAATAAATAGACAAAGAGAATcgttattaagtatatatatatacagattataatatagtatatgaaATAGTATATAACAGCAATATTGATACTACCTTTCAATATTcgataaataactttttaatttaccaacggtatattttacaagtatttatCAGGTGCATTGGtccaaaataaagtttttgaaaAACGGATCATGTCAAATCCGttaaacatataatagaaaaaggtagaaataattatttctaaataattacagttgaaaaaaataaaaaaacacgcttttattgcaaattgaactaaaaactagaaaatattttttgatggTAAAGAGTTTAATGTAACTATAGTTGCAGATGAAACAATCAAGCGTAAAGAATCacctcaaaacaaaattataataaaatttaaattattaacacaatGATTCAATTCAGAGTAAAAAGCGTGGtgtgcttaatatttttaaatattacaatcatcATTGGTAACTATCTATGAGAAGATAGTTATGAACTACAGTAAAATGCACCCCAAAAAAAAAGATCAAAATCCGTCGTGCAGTTTTAAGGATCTAAGCAttgatatacatacatagtgtcagacgcgggaagcgactttgctttatactatgcagAGATTTACATAGTTTTCACTGCtacacacattaaaataaattatgagagACATAACACAGACATAACCagtcataaatacaaaaaatattgtatcctACTTCTCGTACAGTGCCTAGAATCGAGTGCCATCGAAATCTGATAAttccacaataaaattatcctattAATTTCAGAAACCGTTATTCGTATGCTAAAATTATATCAGATTTTATATGATAGCCGTATAGATaatgaacaatttattaaatatgcatcaataataatattgaggGGCATAAATTTAACGATGTTGttcatcaaaaaaaaaaaaaggtttaattttatacagaacatcgttatttattgattaacaCAAACAggatttaatatacatattatgtctTTCGGAGCAAGACACGTGCCAAACGAGTGTAGGGAGCCCGAGCCGATGCTGTGTATTAAAACTTACGAATATAAACCCCAAACACTAACAGTAATATGTGATGAATATGCGAAAATTACAACACTGTAGGGCgctaattataacaaattagacaacaatataaaaagttaacaaTAAGTATGAATTATAACATGTCATATTATACTCCCTGTACAATGCATTGTCCAACCAATCAAAATATGAATCTTGATACTGGCATACATAATACGTTCCAAAATTGAATATCTACTAAAATTACATCAAAGAACCAAAATATAATTCCAAACAACACACACTTGACCGCACCGCCGAGACATCTCGCATAATCCGGCAGACAAAAAACGCATGCACGTCTCATACGAACTAGACGGATTTTATTGCTTCTTAACCCGTTCCGAAATTCGAATTTTgaatacgtaataataatgCCCGGTCGCGCTAGATACACACTGCGCTTTTCGCAACTCCGCCAACCGGCCCATTAGCTCAGTTGGTTAGAGCGTCGTGCTAATAACGCGAAGGTCGCGGGTTCGATCCCCTCATGGGCcaatgacatttttatatttctgcaCTCGCTCTTTTCAGATACAAATTTCATCTAGATACAGTGTAATTGGATTTTTTCTAagcgagtttttttttttttatatgaattgttcattaattttttgggTGTGCaaggttttttttctttttcgtttCGAGTTTTCGTTGCGTTTTGTTTTCGTTTCCGACGCTTAGATGATGCTGATCGATCGTGATagacgattttatttatacaatacgaGATATTAAGtttgaagtttttattatttttatttatattcttttaaacatTTGCATATCGGCGTAATGGCGGTAGTGAAACGGTATttctatatagtattatagatatttttgatcaattttttcctatattggcttctttttatataatgcgaTAGATACCTGTATTCTCATAATTAGTCATAAGGATAAAGATGGTGGACAATCCTCTTATGTTTGGGtgtttttcgttatttttattattgtttacttagttgtaatttgtaactatgtttattaaaatttgttatcaatCAAGACGAAGCAATTTCATATGATTTTAACGTGTTTGtaggaaaacaaaattatacagaaaaaaaaaacattttgagcTATTTAAGCGACGTGACGAGTGACCCGGTGGTGCAGTGGTTCGTGCCTCTGATTAATGCGACATTAAGGGTTGGTTctatcatcaaaataaaattatttaatagcaaATGTTTTTCTGTGTAGGTGAAcagtgttatataaataattttcttttaataaattgttcatattttttatcggtCACCTTAATTTTCCATAGGAAAAGTTTTCGAGTATACAAgtatgtatagatatataattttcatttcacgGGCTGATCAGAGCTGTAATATCGGTACCTATCATCTAATGTCACTTGGAGGGTAGTTTCAAATTTACATAACGGTCAGTACAGACTTTCGAATGAACAAAGAGGCGGGTAGTTTCGCTCACCTGGCTCGTGCACGCGCTCCACAAGTAGACACAGCTGCCAAGCCCGACGCTGAGGACGTTTTGTGCAGACCAGTCGACTAGATTCAGGTAGAAATCGTCCTGTAAATCCGGCGCATCCAATACCTGGTGATGGGGGATTATTGagactttaaatttaactctttattgtataTGACAAACGAAAACACACATAGGAACAATTACAAGACAGCACAATCGGCGGCCTTACCACGGTCcagtgatctctaccaggcaaccgcgGGAGAGAGGTAAAAGAAgcgaaatatgaataaaatattcaatataataataaaatacataagaaaaacaaacacacgccGCAAAAATGTAATTGCAATATATTAGAGTAAGAAGATGTAAATTAGACTGAGCTGGTAATATCTCTGTTAGAATATTGTTTagtgaaatacaaaaaagttatctataaattacaatatctttatttttacgaGTAAGGAGGTAAATGTATATGGAGAATAATGTTTACATAGaaatcaattatatacatagattGAACTAAAAGGTTTACCTTGAAAGGTATCCGTGAGATCTTTCTAGTCGCTTTGCGTGGGGATCGCAGGAGCTTCTGTGATTTCGCCGAGACTGGTGATAGGCTGTACGGAGCCGGATCTATGTTTTCCTGTAACAATAAcacatcaattaaaaaacaaaaattaatcatcATATTTCCGAAAAGTGGTTTAAATGATACAAAGTAATAGTAGGATACTATTTTCGTGGTGGtatattgctatatttttgTCTTCACTTTTTCACAAATACAATATGGACATTAGTTATCGCAGAAAGTCACAATATCTATGCGTATTtaggaaatataaaacttccttCTTGCATTTCTGCGAAGggtagttg is a genomic window containing:
- the LOC119829961 gene encoding fizzy-related protein homolog yields the protein MFSESYERRLLQQCSPVSRKQSVLVRPEPMDRFIPCRLENNWQTSFQAIRRGTENQPAKKARNEGNAENASNGRDHLAYGCLLRNELLGAQIEELRGPPTACSEGNRAALGAVQLASAARAALAFSPPVFRFRAPAHNSEENIDPAPYSLSPVSAKSQKLLRSPRKATRKISRIPFKVLDAPDLQDDFYLNLVDWSAQNVLSVGLGSCVYLWSACTSQVTRLCDLSSEGNTVTSVAWSERGHLVAVGTQKGHISVWDVSVNKEVSKLQGHVARVGALAWNGDMLSSGSRDRHIRQRDTRTPPTQASRVLQGHRQEVCGLKWSPDGQSLASGGNDNKLFVWSMHSTSPVQTYSSHVAAVKAIAWSPHQHGLLASGGGTADRCIRFWNTLTSQPMQCVDTGSQVCNLAWSKHSSELVSTHGYSQNQILVWKYPSLTQVAKLTGHSYRVLYLALSPDGEAIVTGAGDETLRFWNVFSKTPSHKENKSVLNLYTALR